The Halorientalis sp. IM1011 genome window below encodes:
- a CDS encoding RtcB family protein has translation MTTYDADGITLEKVRDYVWEIPQEGGMNVPARVLASEALLEEIQQDKTLQQLKNSAHLPGVRKHAICMPDGHQGYGFPVGGVAGIDVEDGCISPGAIGYDINCGVRMMRTNLTYDDLQGREEELVETLFSNIPSGLGGGGVVQTDGDGIEAILERGMDWALEEGWAVEDDLAHCEDEGHRPEANAAKVSKKAKDRGANQVGSLGSGNHFLEVQRVTDVFREDVGEAFGLQEDQIVVLIHCGSRGLGHQICTDYLRDIEQAHQGLLNQLPDKELAAAPAGSQLAEDYYEAMCAAINFAWVNRQLIMHRTRQVFERVFDRDWQAMEMDLLYDVAHNIGKKEVHTVEDGEERELFVHRKGATRAFPAGRPEVPAAYADVGQPIIIPGSMGAGSYVLRGGEQSLEETFGSTAHGAGRLMSRTQAKNEYWGEDVRDDLREQNEIYVKAQSGATIAEEAPGVYKDVDEVVRVSDALGIGDKVARTYPVCNIKG, from the coding sequence ATGACCACCTACGACGCCGACGGCATCACGCTCGAAAAGGTACGGGACTACGTCTGGGAGATTCCACAGGAAGGCGGGATGAACGTGCCCGCCCGGGTGCTCGCAAGCGAGGCACTCCTCGAAGAGATCCAGCAGGACAAGACCCTCCAGCAACTGAAGAACTCGGCGCACCTCCCGGGCGTGCGCAAACACGCCATCTGCATGCCCGACGGCCACCAGGGCTACGGCTTCCCCGTCGGCGGCGTCGCCGGCATCGACGTCGAGGACGGCTGTATCTCGCCCGGAGCGATCGGCTACGACATCAACTGCGGCGTCCGGATGATGCGGACGAACCTGACCTACGACGACCTGCAGGGCCGCGAGGAGGAACTCGTCGAGACCCTGTTCAGCAACATTCCGTCGGGGCTCGGCGGCGGCGGCGTGGTCCAGACCGACGGCGACGGGATCGAGGCGATTCTCGAACGCGGGATGGACTGGGCGCTCGAAGAGGGCTGGGCGGTCGAGGACGATCTGGCCCACTGCGAGGACGAGGGCCACAGACCGGAGGCGAACGCCGCGAAAGTCTCGAAGAAGGCCAAAGACCGGGGCGCGAATCAGGTCGGGTCGCTCGGATCGGGCAACCACTTCCTCGAAGTCCAGCGCGTGACCGACGTGTTCCGCGAGGACGTGGGCGAGGCCTTCGGCCTGCAGGAGGACCAGATCGTCGTCCTGATCCACTGTGGCTCGCGCGGGCTGGGCCACCAGATCTGTACGGACTACCTCCGCGACATCGAGCAGGCCCATCAGGGATTGTTGAACCAGTTGCCGGACAAGGAACTCGCGGCCGCGCCGGCCGGTTCGCAACTGGCCGAAGACTACTACGAGGCGATGTGTGCCGCGATCAACTTCGCGTGGGTGAACCGCCAGCTCATCATGCACCGCACGCGGCAGGTGTTCGAGCGCGTCTTCGACCGCGACTGGCAGGCCATGGAGATGGACCTGCTGTACGACGTGGCCCACAACATCGGCAAGAAGGAGGTCCACACCGTCGAGGACGGTGAGGAGCGCGAGCTGTTCGTCCACCGGAAGGGAGCGACGCGGGCCTTCCCCGCCGGTCGGCCCGAGGTCCCCGCCGCGTACGCGGACGTGGGCCAGCCGATCATCATCCCCGGGAGCATGGGCGCTGGTAGCTACGTCCTCCGGGGCGGCGAGCAGTCCCTCGAGGAGACGTTCGGCTCGACGGCCCACGGTGCGGGCCGGCTGATGAGCCGCACGCAGGCGAAAAACGAGTACTGGGGCGAGGACGTGCGCGACGACCTCCGCGAACAGAACGAGATCTACGTCAAGGCCCAGTCCGGCGCGACCATCGCCGAGGAAGCGCCCGGCGTCTACAAGGACGTGGACGAGGTCGTCCGGGTCTCGGACGCGCTGGGCATCGGGGACAAGGTCGCCCGGACGTACCCGGTCTGTAACATCAAGGGGTAG